The nucleotide window TAAAGAATAACAGTGTTTAACCACAGTCTCACCAGTCTACTGGCCACTCTGTTGATCATGATTCTCTCGGGCAGATCCATTGTGTTGGCGATGGTCAGCACCACCAGGCGAGCATGACGCCGTGCCGGCCACTCGAACAGGTTGTACATCACGTTCTGCTTCCTCGTCCACAGCAGGTCTAACTACAGCGggccaaaacaaaaactggattGTTACTCTGCTGTCACAATTCTTACTTAAAAGTGACAGACAAGGACACAGGCTCTATACATGGTCTGAGCAGGCACCATTTCCTGAGGAGCCTGGGATTCTTCAACATGCTTAGCAaaaattatccatccatcctcttcccgCTCATCCTTACAGGGGAAAGGGTTACGGGTGGGAGGGGGCTGGAGCCaatcccagctatcatagggtgagaggcggggGCCAACCCTGGATAGGTCACCAACCTAACACAGGGCTAATAGTCAACtatctgtgtggagtttgcatgttcttcatGTGCCtctgtgggttctctccgggtacacATGCAGTTGAAACACATGCAGTTACTAGGGTTGGGTTAGTTGgtgactctaaattgcccatattTGTCAATGTAAGTGCACATAGTTATCcatctgtgttagccctgtggcACACTGTTGATATACTGAGGGTGTCCCCTGCCTTTCACTCTACTGTAGCTGGGATAACCTCTGGGCCCCCGTGACTATGATAAGGATAAGCGGAAAAAATTTCCTCTTTAAAAATAGTTCTTACTTCATCCACAAGCAGCACAATAGTCTCCTTCCTGGGCGCTAGGTTGCTGAATCTCTTTTCCAACAGAACTGCTGCGTGGTCAGGTGTGGCTTTCTGACCAGTCAGTTTCTGCAGGGATGAGATAAATGAATGAGAGACGTTAGTACGGCAGGTCAGCAGATAGCCCATGTGTCAAAGTATCCTTGGCCAGGACACTGAACCCCGAGCTGCCCCCATGCATTAATTACAAGTCTGTGAATGTTGGATAAAAGCACATAGGGACAGATAGCACTATacactgtatatacacacacacacacacacacacacacacacacacacacgagcatCCCTGTTATAAGCTCTGAAGAGTAAGTTGGTGAAGTGACAAAGCAAAATGATTATTACAGTCCTGACTGAAGCCTGCAGAGGCTGTGAAAAAGCTTCATTCCCACCTGTAGGATTTGGACGTAGGCCTGGTGTGGGTCTGTCATTTTCATCCCATTGATCTCGATGAAGTGGAATGAAGGGATTTCGTCCATGTCAGCTGCGTGCTGCAGACAGCGAATCACCTCATGAACTGTCGCCGTCTTTCCCGTTCCTGGCACACCAGAGATGTAcatgcacctgtaataaaacgAAATCACAATAAAgaccacagttttaaaaaaaaaaaaaaaagccaacagCCTCGAGACATGTAGACCCTGAAGTGTGCAGATGCGACTCTAGTAAGACTGCGAAAAGCTTTCTCTCACCCTCCTGTGTTGTCAACGATCTTGCTTTCCACAAAGCTGTAGATGTCCTGAAACTCCTGCTCCCTGCAGGGCAGAGACTCTGGCACCGATGACACATGCAGCCTgataaaagaggaaaaactcaTTAAAATACAACAGGTTTAAATTTCAGTCGATCCCCAAGTAAACTTTTACTGCACCAACTTGCCATCTTCTACTTTGTGAGTGCAACATGCGTTACTACTCCCTCTTTCACACATACACGACAGTTGTTCCTGTTTGACTTTCAAGGACACTCAAAGTCCACCTGAAAGGTTCATGCATTGTTGCTGCACTGTGGTTGCGgttcaaacaaaaaaagaaaaaaggtccaCGGATGTATCTTTATCATACAACATACAACATGGATATGTTGAAGCGTCATGCTCACCATCTGATGTGTCTGCACTGCAACAAAGACAGTTTAGTTTTCTGAGTCCTTTCACTTGTGTCTACCATGAGCTCACCTGGCTCTGGCTTCCTCCAGGATGTTAGCCGGCTGTTGGGTCTGCAGGGACCTGATGGGGATGCTGGGTGTGGCATGACGGGGGGTTTGTGGCGTTCCCGGTGAGATCTGTAGAAATATTAGAGAGACGGTGAGAAAGTGGTGATCTCATGTCTGAATATCAGTGTGCGTCTGGTCTTCATCACCTTCTTTGCGGGAGTTCTTCGTTGCGTTCTCGCTGAGGAGTAAGATTTCTGTTTTGAACGAGAATTGCGAGAACCCGTTGCAACATATCGAAACTTCTTCGCTGACACTTGATCATCAATATTCGGCCCATCCTCATCTTGACCCTCCTCTTCGCTGCTGCTCAGCAAGTCATTCTTAGATGGAACAAActcatcctcttcctctccgGATGAGTTTGGGTCCTGATGGTTTTCCAGAAGATTCCTGATGGAACACATAAGGCAGCTCAGACACCCTTAAGATTTACAAGTCGTTCTTCACTTTAATGTTTGATTCTGGTGGTGCTACGAAGCCAAAACACAGACTACATAAGAGTgacacaagttaaaaaaaacaacaataaaacaaaagaaagggtGTGAACGTTAAAATGACCACTTGAAACAAATCGTGTTAATTCAAGCTTCAAGCAGCAGTAATGGTGCCCTCACACCTTTAATCGAGGTATTTCTTATTGCTTGAAATGTTTTAAGGCCTGGAAGCTTACTGGCCCTTATAAATTATGCACACTGTGTGGTTTCAAAGAACACTTACTAATTATACTTAATTTTGCTCCACATATTCATGCATGACTTTATGATGTGGCAATCACTGGacaagaggtggggtacaccctgtaCAGGTCGGCAGCCTGATaaccctgttggagctcagtctgggaggagttattttttttctccttatctttcctcatgtggtgcattttccattgttatacctctctgacctgtcttccccatgtgatgtttttgtgtaatgtatgtatggtcggagggtaagatggcgccgccattgcgtgcaataggtcggcagccttatgaaatttccccttgtgggactaataaaggtatatcaaatcaaatcaaatcccTATGCACAATTTAGATGTAATTAACTTCAGAGGAAACCAGTGTACttggagagaacatgcaaactccacacagaaaggcctcgACTAGTTGGTTGAGTCGAACTCAGAACGTTCTCGTTGTTCAACTTTCCATTCaattcaggtttatttatacagcgccaaatcacaacaacagtcgcctcaaggcagtttatattgtaaggtacatCCTacagtacagagaaaaacccaacaatcatgtgaccccctatgagcaaggagtttggcgacagtgggaaggaaaaactcccttttaacaggaagaaacctctagaataaccaggctcagggaggagaaGCCATCTGCTAcaaccagttggggtgagatgaggaagacaggacaaaagagacagagagtCAGAGATGAATAACAAGTAATgcttcaatgcagagaggtctattaacacatagtgagtgagaaaggtgactgaagaagaaataatgcatcataagattcccccagcagcctatgcctagtgcagcataactaagggaggattcagggtcacctgatccagccctaactctatgctttatcacaaaggaaagttttaagcctaatcttggaAGTAGAGAtactgtctgtctcctgaatccaaattgGAATCCAGTtcaacagaagaggggcctgaaaactgaaggctctgccgaCTCTGCCTAAGGCtcttctacttttaaatatcctaggaaccccaagtaagcctgcagtccgAGAgagaagtgctctaatgggctGATATGGTACtttaaggtcattaagataagctGGGGCCTGACTATTCAAAGCCTTGCATGTGAGGAGAAACAGTGCTGGAGAAACTATCGCGCTGCACGCACATGGACACAAACAAATTAGATCAGAAATTCAATGGCAAACTATAAGCCAGTTGCACAAGTTGCCATTAAGTGTGGGATTTACCAGTGAGATGCTCTGTCATTGCTGCCGTTTCGCACAGACCTGAACCGCCTCAGCCGAATCATCAACAAGACTAGCTAAGGATACCGACTATGAAATGGAGCAAtcgtcagccacctcctccacatGGATGACACcgagctgtatgccaagagtgaatggCACATCGATTAACTGACCCACACCAGTAGACACTACACCAACAACACTGGAGTGTAGTCACATGGTAACAAGGATAGGGAAGGCAGTCAGAACTACCAGCAGGCAACattgaggacagctacaagtaccttgGAAtaccacaggcaaatgggaatcATGAAAGGGccactaggaaagctgcaaccaagAACAAGATCCAGGCAATCAACATCTACGCCCTGCCAGTCACAAGATATCCTGCTgagataataagctggccaaagaaGGAGACAGAAGCCACTGACagcaagacaagaaagctccttaccatgcatggagggtttcacccaaACTCCAGCATCCTGAGACTGTATGCTAAGTGAAAGGAACAAGGGTGAGTACTAGTGGGTGTCAGAACCAATAACCAGGATGAAACAAACATCCGTGATCATCAAGAAGATGATGTGTGCATCATGAATActtcaggcagcagaaactTGAGAAAGAACAGGAACCATTGTGGatggacaggcccctgcacagcATGTACCACCAGCAAATAGTggaggtggctgacatccagaagtcataccagtggctggacaaagctggactgaaagacagcacagaggcactaatcatggcagcacaggaacaagctctgagcacaagatccatagaggctggggtctatcacaccagacaagaccccaggtgcaggctgtgtaaagatgccacTGAGACAATCCAGCGCATAACAGgatgcaagatgctagcaggcaggcatacatggaacaccattaccaagtggccggcatagtgtacagaaacatctgtgccgagtataacctagAAGATATGCCTCTAGGGTGGctgagaatgaccgagctaagatcctgtgggtcTTGTAGACACAGATGGACAAattggtgatggctaaccaaccgatCATACTAGTGCTGAATAAGTAGAGGAAGAAGGCTGTGGAGATAGATCCAACTGTGCCAAGTGatagcaacatcagaaagaaggaacaggagaagctggagaaatacccaAGGCTAACAGAGGAGCTAAAAAAGATATGGAAGTTAGAAGCAACTATGGTCCCCGTGGTACGTGGTGCACTTGGGACAGTGAAGCTTCCCCCAAACCaggcaagtggctccagcagatcccaggaatgACATCCAAGATCTTTGTCCAGAAAATACTGCCCAGGACCTCACGCTCCTAGGCCTCTGGCAGAGGATCCAAGTTTCAAGACTGCCTGCAGGGTCGTTTTGCATAAATGCACATACAAACAGACATATACATACACtctttcacaccactgtatgtAAAAATAAGAGAGATCCCATGGATCCACTTTTGCACTCACAGCTGTTTCTTGATGCGTGATGACACCAGCATGGCCGACTTCCTCTTAGAGCTCCTCGGTGTTTCAGTGACCATTGGAGACTTTTCATTCTCCACCTCCGCtctacacacacaacacatgGACGGGTATAAGAGGAAATACCTGTAGTTTTTGGTTTAGTCTACATAAGGAAAACCACATACTTAAATTCAACGCATATATCAAATGCACAGTGTGTGTGACTTGTATGTGAATATGAATATTAGTCAGGTGAACCTGGTACATTTTTATTCCTTCTCATGAATCTGGCACAAAGCGATCGGAACTACTAATCTAAGATTAATCAGCACAAGAAATCACTAACCAGACATAAACTTTAAAATCACACATTGAATCGTTCTCAAATTATTTTCAGAAAACTCTGACCTCTAATCTTGAAGTCAAGGTCACTTAGAATCAAATTCGAAATTTTTGGTAGATGCACCTATTGTATCAATTTCAAAAAATTTTTTGTATCAGTTGAGATTCTTCTCAGGGGGAGGGAGAACTGGATACAAACTGTAGCAAGCCAAACATGTTGCAACACCAATGATAAACAGGTCACATTAGCATCACGTGgtgctgtgtctgtgtgcagagTGAAAGATGATGATGGGTAAATGTATGGATGAGTGTACTCACAGAACACTGAGGACTGGCTCTTTAATGGTTTCCAGCTCTTTCTTTTGTGTAGCTCTGTTTGAAAACACACAGGACTTGTTACAACATTTGAAAATCTCTCTAGACACTGAAAGGCTAATCACTTTAATATGGCTATATgtgctttattttaatttttcagttcaactctctgtacaaactcacacaaacaacattaagAGCACAAAACTGCAGGGAGAAATTctctctgtgacatcactcTGTGCAGCCTCATGGGAGCTGagagggaaatgaaggacatcAAAAACcaaatccaaacctacatggctaataactggttgggcctcccttagcagcaacaactgcaatcaagcatttctGATAACTAGTAGTGAAGCACTGTGGAGGGTTTCTGACCCACTCATCTTTCtagaattgttgtaattcagccacattggaggaTTTTCCAGCATGAACcacctttttaaggtcatgccacagcatctcaatgaGATTCAGGTCAGGACTTCGACCAGGCCCCTCcaaagtcttcattttgtttttcttaagctaTTCAAAGGTTGACTTTGGCTCACTGTCCTGCTGCAGACCTGAGGTGTGCTTTGGCTTGAGGTCACAAACAGATGGCTGGACTTTgtccttcaggatgttttggcAGACAGCAGCATTCATAGTTcatttaccacagcaagtcttccaGGTCCTCACCTGCCCCGGACCATCACACAACCACCATCACATCTAGCTGTTAGTATGATCttccttttctgaaatgctgttACTGTAATGAGATGTAGTGTGAAACacaccttccaaaaagttcaaccTTTGTCACTTCATCCACACAATATTTTGCACAAATTTTTAGGATATTCTTGCCATGCTGGCCATTTCTTGCCTAGTCTCTTTCTTAAGGTGGAGTCACCATAAGAAGCGGAGGGggtcacttttttccccacacaggGCTATGTGGGTTTGGACCCCCcctttaataataaacacctttaTTTAGAAAGTGCATGTTTGTTGTCtttgtcaaatgtttcagagcatcaaacaacaacaaagactaaagtgtgacaaacatacaaaaaaagaggATATCAGTAAGggagcaaacactttttcacaccactgtatacTCTCCTTGGAGTGGCATCTCTTATCCTCTGTGTCCTAACCAAGTTCTTTGTTGAACCAGTCACCATTTCATCACCTTCCCAAGGACTGAAAGTGGCACCAGTGTGCTTGGTTTAATACCAGTTATCTCAGGTTTTAAACCAATAACCTAATTTAGCTCGGGTACAATTACGTTCACATTCCTTTTGAACCCGTTTTGACCAGTAGAAAATCAACACTGAGCTACGACGAGCCCTTTCACTACAAGTATGTATGTTTACATCGAGTTtaagtcattttaaaaaactaaatatagAAGCTTTCTGGTTTTGACCCGTTTATCTTTGcatttgaaaagtttaaaacaaGCTAAACCTAAATGGACCTTAAGCTGAAAGTAGGAAGCTGTGGGTGTCAATGAAAATCTCTTAACTTGAAAATCCCTAATCCTAAACCTAACTTAGAGTTTCTACTGAATATAGTAAACTGTGTGACGGTGGAATTTACATAATTAAATGACTGCGTCTGTGTGCGAGACGGCGCTGACCTTGTGGAGTCATCCTTGGCTGGTGACAGAGGGCTTTCCGAATCAGAGAGAGGCCATTTGTTGAGGAAGACAGATGAGGACTTTAAGGGGACACCACACTGAGCACCGGTGGGTCTGTGGGCCTTCCTCAGGGGTGTGAGGCTGTGGGTGACGCGCAGAGGATGAGCGGGAGAGGGAGGAGGCCTGCGAGTCAGTGTCACCTTTGATTCCAACTCTTCATTTAGCAGCTGACTCAGGACTTCTTCACCTGTCACTGACTTTTCTGGACCTGACAGGACAAAGATTGACAACAGAGTTTTATTCAATGTTTTATTCACTtaatgcagttttatttatatagtgccaaatcacaacagccacctcaaggcgcttcatattgtaaggtattGGCCCCAAAACTTGGGATTCTGTTtacaatgtaaataaataagaaaatgcaATGAATTGCAAATCTCTAATCCATATTTTATTCGCAATCAGATCAAAGGGCTAAAAAAGTGCTTTTAAATACATCTAAAATGAACATCAACTGCAACAGGATTGGATTAAAAAGGCCGTATTTGAGACACAGAGTTTCTCAAATGTAAAGATGGGCATTGTCACTAAATCTGCAAATATATCTAcaaattgtggaataaattcAGAAAAATGTTTCTCAACATAAAAGCCAAGACTTTGAATATCTCATCATCAAGGACACGGCCGAAAATCAGTCTTGGATTCCTGTAATCTGTGGGCTTTCATCTATGACCCGTCTTCTTTGGGTCATAGCtgatttaaaatggactgagacAAAGTTGAAAACTGTTGCTTGGTCAAATAAACTGAAACTAGAAATTTGGGAGACAAGAATGCTGCATCCTCGGGACAAAAAGGAAGAGGGGCCATCCAGCTTGTTATGATAATATGGAGGTACATTAGTATTCATGGAACTGAcctgcacatctggaaaggcaccGACAATGCTGAAAGGCATCTACGGGGTTTAGAGAAACTTGTTCCTGTTAAATCGCATATTGGTTTTGTAGAAGGGTCCAGGTGCTGAACTGGCCTGGTCCAGGCCATTGGCCAATTGAAAACATTTACTGGATCATGAAACAATAAATATGACAATGATCCAGTTCTGTTGAGGAGCGAGAATCCTATATAAGATAAGGAGAAAATTcctttctggaaaaaaaaagaaaaaagaagagggtATGCTACACAGGTGCCGGTGCCATCCATAAATAGCCTTTTCTTcttaatttgactttttttgttcttaaaaATCGTACATTTTCTCAGCTTGCACAGGTATTCTATGTTCGATTGTGAATAAAAAATTGATTTATGCAGACTTGCAAATtcttgcattctgtttttattcaaacTTCACAGCTTTTGGtattagaaatatatatatagccCTGTTGTTCTCTGGTACGACAAAGTGgttgcattttaaaatccttgtGCAAACACTCACTGCTGAGCTCCAGTCTCTTTCGGACACCAGGTGTCCTGGCTGTGGCATTCCTCCTCTTGGCACTGAGGCATTTCGATGCTGACAGCTTAGTGGCCGAGTGAAGGGACTCGGCCTCGACATTGGCAGGTGTACCTACACTGCTGCAGCCAACTTCCCCTAATGACGCCTTGTGCATTATGGCGTGGTCCGGTGTGGGTAGGACACGCCGAGAGGGTCCTCTGGGGGTGGCTGCAGACTGGGAGCAAGAAGGTGACATTGGGAGGGAGGGTTTAAGACAGGAAGGAGGTGAAGAAGCAGGTGCTGGCTCAGCGGGAGACTCCACCACGGTCGAGTTCACCACCCTGAAGACCTTGGAGTCCCAGGACAACTTCACGTACAGGGTGTCTTTGTCAGCGGAGTCAGGGAACGGGTCATTGCTGTCAAGGTGCTTCACCTTGGAGATAAAGGAAGGAAATTAAGCATTTTCGCATTTGACTTTAAAGCATTTGTGATTTAAATGAAGCTTACCTTCACAGGCCTGAGGATGGACTCGACGTTGACCTCATTATCACAATTACGACATTCATAGTAGAAGATCTCCTGCGGATGAGGCTCTCTGCCAAGCAATTTCAGTTTGTTGACAGGCAATTCAGACACACGGATGAACCACTGAACTACTGCCTTCATCTGTTGCCCATTCTCTGGAAGAGACAGGCACAAGACAAAGAAAGTCAGTGTCTCGTACAAAGTGGAACAGAGTAAATATCAAGTTAGATCATTTGAGATTAGTCTCGAGTTGTTTCAGTCCAACTGAAGTCCAAGAAAGTCCCAAATCAAGTTCTAAATTATTCATTACTATTTGAAACAAGACCATTTCAAGTGTCCACTAATATGATCTCAGACTTAAGATAGCCAAGAGACATTCAATGATTGATTGTGTTGGACTTGATTGTTCTTTGGGTTATTCAAGTCTAAAATAATATATCATCATTTAAGGCAAGTCCAACTCAGGACTCAAGTTGCCAAAGTCAATGTcaattcataaaaaaaattagttaatttaaaaaaagttatttgTCAAACTTGAGACACGTCCATGTCAGCTTGAGGGTCAGAACCAAATCTGTCTTGAGCTAAGTCCCAAATCAGAGCCCAAGTTATTTGTCATTAGTTGAGAAAACTACATGTCAGGTCCTTGGTTAGCTGAGCCAAATCCAAGCTTGTGTGAATACGACTCACCATCACCATACAGCCTGGTAACTTTGGCCACATACGGGTTGTCTTCATCACACCCCTCTATGAAGATGTCTTGGCCTGTGTTGATGATGATTTTTGAGAGACCCTCCACACTGATCGCAAAAGAGCTGAAACAAACAGGCATTAAAATTTCAAAACGGGTCAtttcaaaacaccaaaacaTAACTAACAAACTTCTGAAAATACACTTTAACAGTTCTTCTAGATTTCTATGGAAAAAATGGTAGAGTACTTCCATCTGGTCATAACACCAGTGTGGATTTAAAGTCCACAAAACAAGCCACATACTTGAAATGACCTGGTCAGC belongs to Oreochromis niloticus isolate F11D_XX linkage group LG17, O_niloticus_UMD_NMBU, whole genome shotgun sequence and includes:
- the orc1 gene encoding origin recognition complex subunit 1, which encodes MKYFTRMKIRRVYEWSGKPRSFNRRLKTYDYDSFAISVEGLSKIIINTGQDIFIEGCDEDNPYVAKVTRLYGDENGQQMKAVVQWFIRVSELPVNKLKLLGREPHPQEIFYYECRNCDNEVNVESILRPVKVKHLDSNDPFPDSADKDTLYVKLSWDSKVFRVVNSTVVESPAEPAPASSPPSCLKPSLPMSPSCSQSAATPRGPSRRVLPTPDHAIMHKASLGEVGCSSVGTPANVEAESLHSATKLSASKCLSAKRRNATARTPGVRKRLELSSPEKSVTGEEVLSQLLNEELESKVTLTRRPPPSPAHPLRVTHSLTPLRKAHRPTGAQCGVPLKSSSVFLNKWPLSDSESPLSPAKDDSTRATQKKELETIKEPVLSVLAEVENEKSPMVTETPRSSKRKSAMLVSSRIKKQLNLLENHQDPNSSGEEEDEFVPSKNDLLSSSEEEGQDEDGPNIDDQVSAKKFRYVATGSRNSRSKQKSYSSARTQRRTPAKKISPGTPQTPRHATPSIPIRSLQTQQPANILEEARARLHVSSVPESLPCREQEFQDIYSFVESKIVDNTGGCMYISGVPGTGKTATVHEVIRCLQHAADMDEIPSFHFIEINGMKMTDPHQAYVQILQKLTGQKATPDHAAVLLEKRFSNLAPRKETIVLLVDELDLLWTRKQNVMYNLFEWPARRHARLVVLTIANTMDLPERIMINRVASRLGLTRMSFQPYSFKQLQEIIMSRLNKLKAFEEDALQLVSRKVAALSGDARRCLDICRRATEICEHSAADPSSTGLVGMSHVMEALNEMFSSAYITAIRCASTQEQLFLRAVITEFRRLGLEEATFQQVFVQHQALCRIEGLKPIGVSEGLAVCQRLGACRLLLLEPSHLGVLQRIRLNVSQDDIFYALKAD